The following proteins are co-located in the Bacillota bacterium genome:
- a CDS encoding ABC transporter permease has translation MTRLGRLRQKVAENWRPFWRRIRKHKLAVAGGAFFLFLIFLAVFAPLVAPHSPYSADFEHAFEGPTLAHPLGTDEIGRDVLSRIIFGTRLSLAVGVISVALALVIGVFLGAVAGFFGGWVDNVIMRAMDVLLAFPAILLAIAIMVLLGPGLEKAMVAIGIVSIPGYARIVRGSVMSIKENEYIEASRAIGLANWGIIWKHVLPNILAPIIVRSTLGVSEAILDAAALGFLGLGAQAPKAEWGAMLSRGKNYLYTSPHLVYFPGVMITITVLSLNLFGDGLRDALDPRLKV, from the coding sequence ATGACGAGACTTGGACGACTGCGGCAGAAGGTGGCCGAGAACTGGCGGCCCTTCTGGCGGCGGATCCGTAAGCATAAGCTGGCCGTAGCCGGCGGCGCCTTCTTCCTCTTCCTCATCTTCCTGGCTGTCTTCGCCCCCCTGGTCGCCCCGCACAGCCCCTACTCCGCCGACTTCGAGCACGCCTTCGAGGGGCCGACCCTGGCCCACCCGCTGGGGACCGACGAGATCGGTCGCGACGTCCTCTCCCGGATCATCTTCGGCACCCGGCTGTCCCTGGCTGTCGGGGTCATCTCGGTGGCCCTGGCCCTGGTCATCGGGGTCTTCTTGGGGGCCGTCGCCGGCTTCTTCGGGGGCTGGGTCGACAACGTGATCATGCGAGCGATGGACGTCCTCCTTGCCTTCCCGGCCATCCTGTTGGCCATCGCCATCATGGTCCTGCTCGGCCCGGGCCTGGAGAAAGCGATGGTCGCCATCGGCATCGTCAGCATCCCGGGGTACGCCCGGATCGTCCGCGGCTCGGTCATGTCGATCAAGGAGAACGAGTACATCGAGGCCTCCCGGGCCATCGGCCTGGCCAACTGGGGGATCATCTGGAAACACGTCCTGCCGAACATCCTCGCCCCGATCATCGTCCGATCGACCCTCGGGGTCTCCGAGGCCATCCTCGATGCCGCCGCCCTCGGCTTTCTGGGGCTGGGGGCGCAGGCCCCCAAGGCCGAGTGGGGGGCGATGCTCAGCCGCGGCAAGAACTACCTCTACACCTCACCCCACCTGGTCTACTTCCCGGGCGTGATGATCACCATCACCGTCCTGTCGCTCAACCTCTTCGGCGACGGCCTGCGCGACGCCCTCGACCCGCGGCTGAAGGTCTGA
- a CDS encoding YetF domain-containing protein, whose protein sequence is MLAEIGMHILKSVILYAIVLAVFRLMGKRSMGHMAPFDWAVLIMIGEAAALPMDQEGFKIEQGVVPILTLTALQLIVAEVNMHWRGFERITQGVAKPLIKQGRLVKDNLSFERITEADLQIALREKGITNLNEVEEANLEPTGKVSVIKVKDKRALTQSDMAQVTAARLDAILEENLRRLQGRAEQTLAEISRRKSGGG, encoded by the coding sequence ATGCTCGCAGAGATAGGCATGCACATCCTCAAGTCGGTCATCCTCTATGCGATCGTGCTGGCCGTCTTCCGCCTGATGGGGAAACGGTCGATGGGCCACATGGCCCCCTTCGACTGGGCCGTCCTGATCATGATCGGCGAGGCCGCCGCCCTGCCCATGGATCAGGAGGGATTCAAGATCGAACAGGGCGTCGTCCCGATACTGACCCTGACCGCCCTGCAATTGATCGTGGCCGAAGTCAACATGCACTGGCGGGGGTTCGAGCGGATCACCCAGGGCGTCGCCAAGCCCCTCATCAAGCAGGGCCGGCTGGTCAAGGACAACCTGTCCTTCGAGCGGATCACCGAGGCCGACCTGCAGATCGCGCTGAGGGAGAAAGGGATCACCAACCTCAACGAGGTCGAGGAGGCCAACCTCGAGCCGACCGGGAAGGTCAGCGTGATCAAGGTCAAGGACAAACGGGCCCTGACCCAGTCCGACATGGCTCAGGTGACCGCCGCCCGCCTCGACGCCATCCTCGAGGAGAACCTGCGGCGGCTGCAGGGCCGGGCCGAGCAGACGCTGGCTGAGATCAGCCGGCGCAAGAGCGGCGGCGGGTAG
- a CDS encoding 4Fe-4S binding protein produces the protein MGSGVYEALAQALDRLPNGFPRTGSGVEIEILKEIFTPEEADLAARLSELAETPQEVAARLTLDPEEVGGRLRSMAERGLIWAGRFGGRRGFRLAPFIVGFYEAQRETMSHRLAHLVEEYADSPEGMRTLMTVTPALHRVMPAHGAVKSEWVLPYDDVKGLLLEAKSFRLIDCICRHQQDLLGRRKCAFPVRACMVFYFTERPPGPDSVSREEALATLDMTEKVGLVHTVSNVVKGLYYICNCCGCCCAILRGVTQHGIKQSVACANYFATVDPGLCSGCADCQGRCQVGAIAVAGDSAVVDRSKCIGCGLCVTGCPTGAAELKLKPEDEIITPPEDFAAWEILRRANRGRQKTGQV, from the coding sequence GTGGGAAGCGGAGTCTACGAGGCCCTGGCCCAGGCCCTTGACCGGCTCCCGAACGGGTTTCCGAGGACCGGCAGCGGGGTCGAGATCGAGATCCTGAAGGAGATCTTCACGCCCGAGGAGGCGGACCTCGCCGCCCGCCTCTCGGAGCTGGCCGAAACGCCCCAGGAAGTGGCGGCAAGGCTGACCCTCGACCCCGAGGAGGTCGGGGGTAGGCTCAGGTCGATGGCCGAGCGCGGCCTGATCTGGGCCGGGCGGTTCGGCGGCCGGCGCGGGTTCCGCCTGGCCCCCTTCATCGTCGGCTTCTACGAGGCTCAGCGGGAGACGATGAGCCACCGCCTGGCCCACCTGGTCGAGGAATACGCCGACTCGCCGGAAGGGATGCGGACCCTGATGACGGTGACTCCGGCCCTCCACCGGGTGATGCCGGCCCACGGGGCGGTCAAGTCAGAGTGGGTCCTCCCCTACGATGACGTCAAGGGTCTGCTCCTGGAGGCGAAGAGCTTTCGCCTGATCGACTGCATCTGCCGGCACCAGCAGGACCTGCTCGGCCGGCGGAAGTGCGCTTTCCCGGTCAGGGCCTGCATGGTCTTTTACTTTACAGAGCGCCCGCCTGGCCCGGACAGTGTCTCCCGCGAGGAGGCCCTGGCAACGCTGGACATGACCGAGAAGGTCGGTCTGGTCCACACGGTCAGTAACGTCGTCAAAGGTCTGTATTACATCTGCAACTGCTGTGGGTGTTGCTGCGCCATCCTCCGCGGGGTGACCCAGCACGGGATCAAGCAATCCGTGGCCTGCGCGAACTACTTCGCCACCGTCGACCCCGGGCTCTGCTCCGGATGTGCCGATTGCCAGGGGCGCTGCCAGGTCGGGGCGATCGCCGTGGCCGGCGACTCGGCCGTGGTCGACCGCTCAAAATGCATCGGCTGCGGGCTCTGCGTCACCGGCTGCCCGACCGGAGCCGCCGAGCTGAAGCTGAAACCGGAAGACGAGATCATCACTCCTCCGGAAGACTTTGCGGCCTGGGAGATTCTGCGCCGGGCCAATCGCGGGCGCCAGAAGACCGGCCAGGTTTGA
- a CDS encoding glycerol-3-phosphate acyltransferase, with the protein MVGAAFSGYLFGSMPTAYFLGRWLKGIDIRRVGARNMGSLNAFRVLGPFWGAVTFLVDAGKGVLAVAFARWSNWSEAAIMLAGIMAVVGHNWPFFLGFKGGKGAATSLGVVAATQPPELTIVLAVVIACYALTRNVSFGLGLAFVALPFLNIYLSKSPELVTLSWALLALMAMRLGTSTREVYEAAQGSLRRFIHYTIFGVPEELRQ; encoded by the coding sequence GTGGTTGGCGCCGCATTTTCCGGCTACCTCTTCGGATCCATGCCGACCGCGTACTTCCTCGGCCGCTGGCTTAAGGGGATCGACATCCGCAGGGTCGGCGCCAGGAACATGGGCTCGCTGAACGCCTTCAGAGTCCTGGGACCGTTCTGGGGAGCCGTCACCTTCCTGGTCGACGCCGGCAAGGGTGTTTTGGCCGTGGCCTTCGCCCGCTGGAGCAATTGGTCAGAGGCCGCCATCATGCTGGCCGGGATCATGGCCGTGGTTGGCCACAACTGGCCGTTCTTCCTAGGGTTCAAGGGCGGGAAGGGCGCGGCCACCAGCCTCGGCGTGGTCGCCGCCACTCAGCCGCCGGAGTTGACCATCGTCCTGGCCGTGGTCATCGCCTGCTATGCCCTCACCCGCAACGTCTCCTTCGGGCTCGGGCTAGCCTTTGTCGCCCTGCCGTTCCTCAACATCTACTTGTCGAAGTCGCCGGAGCTGGTCACCCTCTCTTGGGCCCTGCTGGCCCTGATGGCGATGAGGTTGGGTACGTCGACCCGTGAGGTCTACGAAGCGGCTCAGGGAAGCCTGAGGCGGTTCATCCACTACACCATCTTCGGAGTCCCTGAGGAACTCCGGCAGTAG
- a CDS encoding small, acid-soluble spore protein, alpha/beta type, with protein sequence MAQGQSDKQVMSDRLKMELARELGVAAIVEREGWGAVPAKDCGRLVKLAVERAERLLQGSGR encoded by the coding sequence ATGGCTCAGGGACAGAGTGACAAGCAGGTCATGTCGGACCGTTTGAAGATGGAGTTGGCTAGAGAGCTGGGTGTGGCCGCCATCGTCGAGCGCGAAGGCTGGGGTGCCGTCCCGGCCAAGGACTGCGGTCGTCTGGTCAAGCTGGCCGTGGAACGGGCGGAACGGCTGCTGCAAGGGTCTGGCCGTTGA
- a CDS encoding putative sulfate exporter family transporter has product MSVTPSSPNAAVPARGSGIVTRGLAYVPGLALLLALGYAGKVIARYVPHTEYVLFAIALGMLISNTTGLPKIFVPGVKTYELWLKTGIVFMGVGLALQNVAKIGGPGVILVVVEILVSIVVAHYLAKAFKLKEKLGSLIGVGVGICGVSAIIGASGAIDADEDDQGYAVATILLFGAVMVFLLPLLGQTLGLSDKFFGFWAGVSVDNTAETVATGMAFSEAAGKVATVVKLARNTLMGLVILAMAVWYAQRGMTAQVKNKGKFLWDRFPKFVLGFLAVSALATFGFFAPAQVKALTGLSKWLFSMTFAGVGLSMRFADMKAGIKPFIVGCGVEAAVTLVNFFLVWWLIGMA; this is encoded by the coding sequence GTGTCAGTGACTCCAAGCTCGCCGAATGCGGCGGTCCCCGCCAGGGGGTCCGGCATCGTCACCCGCGGGCTCGCCTATGTGCCCGGTTTGGCGCTGCTCCTCGCCCTCGGTTATGCCGGGAAGGTCATCGCCAGGTACGTCCCGCATACTGAATACGTTCTCTTCGCCATCGCCCTGGGGATGCTCATCTCCAACACGACCGGCCTGCCCAAGATCTTCGTCCCCGGGGTCAAGACCTACGAGCTCTGGCTGAAGACGGGCATCGTCTTCATGGGCGTCGGGCTGGCCCTGCAGAATGTGGCCAAAATCGGCGGCCCGGGGGTCATCCTGGTCGTCGTCGAGATCCTCGTCTCCATCGTCGTCGCCCACTACCTGGCCAAGGCGTTCAAGCTCAAGGAGAAGCTGGGCAGCCTGATCGGGGTCGGCGTGGGCATCTGCGGCGTGTCGGCGATCATCGGCGCCTCCGGGGCCATCGACGCCGATGAGGACGACCAGGGCTATGCCGTCGCCACCATCCTCCTCTTTGGCGCCGTCATGGTCTTCTTGCTGCCGCTCCTCGGCCAGACCCTCGGGCTGAGCGATAAGTTCTTCGGTTTCTGGGCCGGCGTCAGCGTCGACAACACGGCCGAGACCGTCGCCACCGGGATGGCCTTCTCCGAAGCGGCCGGCAAGGTGGCCACCGTCGTCAAGCTTGCCCGGAACACCCTGATGGGCCTGGTCATCCTGGCCATGGCCGTCTGGTACGCGCAGCGCGGCATGACCGCCCAGGTCAAAAACAAGGGCAAGTTCCTGTGGGACCGCTTCCCCAAGTTCGTCCTCGGCTTCCTGGCCGTGTCCGCCCTGGCCACCTTCGGCTTCTTCGCCCCAGCTCAGGTCAAGGCCCTGACCGGTCTGTCCAAGTGGCTGTTCTCGATGACCTTTGCCGGGGTCGGGTTGTCGATGCGGTTCGCCGACATGAAGGCCGGCATCAAACCATTCATCGTCGGCTGCGGCGTCGAGGCCGCCGTCACCCTGGTCAACTTCTTCCTGGTTTGGTGGCTCATCGGAATGGCCTAG
- the mdh gene encoding malate dehydrogenase, whose product MNRKKVTIIGAGNVGATVAQLCAAKNVADTVLLDVVEGIPQGKALDMQEAAPVVGFDVAISGTNDYGDTANSDMIVITAGSARKPGMTREQLAQNNARVLLHVLDAALPLSPEAFLLIVTNPVDTMSYLTYKHTGLPKSRIMGLGGLLDSCRFQTFIAMELKVAVQDVSALVIGGHGDDMVPLLDSCSVGGVPAERLLGRETLLRLAERTRKGGEEIVSRLKSGSAYYAPGASIARMVESVILDQHRIFSVSTYLDGEFGQRDIFMSVPCVIGGGGVERILDVGLEPDEKTGLQRSSDAIRKVIRSIG is encoded by the coding sequence ATGAACCGGAAGAAGGTCACCATCATCGGAGCCGGGAACGTCGGTGCGACCGTCGCTCAGCTGTGCGCGGCCAAGAACGTCGCCGATACGGTCCTCCTTGACGTGGTCGAGGGAATCCCCCAGGGCAAGGCCCTGGACATGCAGGAAGCGGCTCCCGTCGTCGGGTTCGACGTCGCCATCAGCGGGACCAATGATTACGGCGACACCGCCAATTCCGACATGATCGTGATCACCGCCGGGAGCGCCCGCAAGCCCGGGATGACCCGGGAGCAGTTGGCTCAGAACAACGCGAGAGTCCTCCTGCACGTCCTCGACGCCGCCCTTCCCCTTTCTCCTGAGGCCTTCCTCCTGATCGTCACCAACCCCGTCGACACCATGAGCTACCTGACATACAAGCACACCGGACTGCCGAAGAGCCGGATCATGGGCCTCGGGGGATTGCTTGATTCATGCCGCTTCCAGACCTTCATCGCCATGGAGTTGAAGGTGGCCGTCCAGGATGTCAGCGCCCTGGTCATCGGAGGCCACGGTGACGACATGGTACCCCTCCTCGACTCGTGCTCGGTCGGAGGCGTTCCGGCGGAGCGGCTCCTCGGTCGCGAAACCCTGCTCCGCCTAGCTGAACGGACGCGGAAGGGCGGCGAGGAGATCGTCAGCCGGCTCAAGTCGGGGAGCGCCTACTACGCCCCTGGCGCCTCGATCGCCAGGATGGTCGAGTCGGTCATCCTCGACCAGCACCGGATCTTCTCCGTATCGACCTACCTGGACGGGGAATTCGGCCAGCGGGACATCTTCATGAGCGTCCCGTGCGTCATCGGCGGGGGCGGGGTTGAAAGGATCCTCGATGTCGGCCTCGAGCCAGACGAGAAGACTGGTCTACAGCGCTCATCTGACGCCATTCGCAAGGTCATCAGGAGCATCGGCTAG